The following is a genomic window from Bacillus sp. 2205SS5-2.
CGAAATTTCAATTTGAAAAGTTTTGGTGAACGTACGGCTATGAATACACCTATTCAAGGAAGTGCTGCTGACATAATAAAAAAAGCAATGATTCATATGGCTGCTGCATTGAAAGAAAGAGGATTAAAAACACGACTTCTTCTTCAAGTCCATGATGAATTAATTTTTGAAACACCAGAAGAAGAGATTGAAATATTAAAAGAACTCGTTCCGGAGGTAATGGAACAAGCAATCGAACTTTCAGTCCCACTTAAAGTAGATTATTCTTATGGGAAATCATGGTATGATGCTAAATAATCATAGAGGTGAGGGTATTGCCTGAGTTACCAGAAGTAGAAACGGTCAAACGAACGCTAAAGGAATTGGTAGTAGGAAAGACCATTCATTCGGTCTCCGTTTTCTGGCCGAAAATCATCAAGAAACCCGAAGAAATTGAGCAATTTAAAGAAGCGTTAGTTGAAGAGCGAATTGAAAATGTCAGAAGAAGAGGGAAGTTTCTTTTGATAGATACGGATCATTACACACTTGTTTCACATTTAAGAATGGAAGGTAAGTATGGCGTGTACCAAGAAGAGGAAGAACTTGCTCCACATACACATATTATTTTTCATTTCACGGATGCTACAGCTCTACGATATAGAGACGTCAGGAAATTTGGCACAATGCACTTGTTCGTCAAAGGCAAAGAGCAAGAGAGTTTGCCGTTATCTAAGCTAGGTCCTGAGCCCTTCTCCTCTGAATTCACTAGTGAATTTCTTGCAGAGAAATTAAGCAAAACAGAAAGAGCGGTTAAAGCTGCCTTGCTTGATCAATCGATTTTTGTGGGGCTAGGAAATATTTATGTGGACGAAGCGTTGTTTCGTGCAGGAATTCACCCGGATCGAAAAGGAAAATCCATTCATAATCAGGAAGTTCCAACCCTTCATAAAGCCATTGTTGAAACACTTGGAGAAGCTGTTGAGAAGGGTGGAAGCACGATAAGGTCTTATGTGAATAGTCAAGGAAAAATAGGTACCTTTCAAAATGAACTGTATGTTTACGGTCGAAAAGATGAATCTTGCAGGCAGTGCGGAAATTCAATTGAGAAAAAAGTTACCGCTGGCCGTGGGACGCATTTTTGCCCTCATTGCCAAGAGTAAATAAAGATTTTTTTTAACAAGAGGATAGCTCCTTCCATATACTATCGTAGCAATTTTTTTGGAAGGGGCTATTCGTATATGAGCAGCTATGTCTCCTTGTTGTTACTTGCCTTTGCCGTTAGTTTAGATAGCTTTAGCACGGGACTTACGTATGGACTGCGTAAAATGGGAATGCCACTGAAGTCTATTTTAATTATCTCCTTTTGTTCTGCGGGCTCATTATTAGCTGCGATGTCACTGGGACAAATGCTCCAAGATGTATTGTCGATAGAGTGGGCAGGTCGAATTGGGGGGTTCATATTAATTCTTTTGGGAATTTGGGTGATTTATCAATTCTTTCAGCCGGAAAAAAAAGTCGATCAAGATGACACAATTTTAAATGTGGAGATTAAATCGTTAGGAGTAGTCATTCAAATCTTGCGGCGACCTCTATCCGCCGATATTGACCGTTCTGGAACGATTACAGGTATAGAAGCCTTATTGTTGGGAGTCGCGCTCTCTCTTGATGCATTCGGAGCAGGAATTGGGGCCGCTTTGCTCGGTTTTTCACCGTTTTTTCTCGCTATATGTGTCGTTTTCATGAGTGTGACGTTTTTGTCCTCAGGCCTAAAATTGGGAAAACTATTTTCGCATCTTCAATGGATTCAGCGGATGTCTTTTTTACCTGGTTTAATCTTAATATTTATTGGATTATTACGCTTTTAGCTAGGCTATTTTTGCAAAAATTGTTGCTTTTCAAACTAGATCATACATTGTGATGTAGAGAGAATATGGGTCAACTTTTCGGATTATTTTGAATGAAAATCTGACAACAATAAATGATCTCATTCAAAATTTGATTTAAGGGCAATTAATTTTACGATGAGAGACTTTAGCTAAGTAGAAAGGGTGCTTAGGGTGGGAATTATTATTGGATTAACAGGTGGAATCGCTAGTGGAAAAAGCACGGTGTCTACTATTTTGAAAGAACGACAATTCACTATCATTGACGCAGATGTTGCAGCAAGAAAAGTGGCGCAGCCAGGTGAAGAAGCGTATAACGAAATTGTGAAAGAATTTGGGAGTGAAATTCTTCTAGCAAATCAAGAAATAGATCGCCAAATGCTTGGAGAAGTGATCTTTCATGATGAAGAAAAAAGAAGAAAGCTTAACTCCATTGTTCATCCTGCGGTTAGGAAGGAAATGCTAAAAGACAAAGAGGAAGCTATTGAAAATGGGAAAAATACGATTTTCATGGACATTCCACTCCTTTTTGAAAGTAATCTTTCGTGGATGGTGGAAAAGGTTATTGTTGTATATGTCGATCAAGAGACACAGCTTTCTAGATTAATGAAGCGAAATTACCTCTCTGAAGAAGAAGCGAATGCGAGAATAGCCTCACAAATGTCATTAGAGGACAAAGTAGAGAAAGCAGATGCTATCATCAATAATATTTTCTCTTTGGAGAGAACAGAAGAGCAGGTGAAAGAACTGATTTCATCTTGGGGATTGTCTCCTTAAAGTAAAAATTGAGCTGAAAGGATGCTCAGTTTTTTTTGAATGACAGTGTTCAAAAAGTACTTAAGCGGTTAGAAAAATAGGAGTAGGGGGAATTTTTCGTTTGATGTAAACGAAATTAACACAAAATGGAGGATTTCATAATAATGAAATTTAATCGTAACAGCGGTGTATACGAAAAAGGGTCTATAGCTCAGTGTTTTAATGGCCAAATTCATTAACTAGGATTCAATGTAGGAGCTTGTCACTACGCTGTCAATAAAAACTAGTGACTCTCTGTGGGTAACAGAAGGGTGAAAGTTTGTCTTCGTACAAAATCTTGACGATGAGAGCTTTGGTTCACTTAAATTCTGCCCACATTTTTCTGAATTGTTAAACATTTATAAAAGTGAAAAAACAGTCTCCTGCCTAAATGTAAATATGTTATACTAATCGTAAGAATACAACATAAAAGTATAACACTTATATTAGGGGGAACCACAATGAAGGCAAAAATTGCAATCAATGGGTTTGGCCGTATCGGCAGAATGGTTTTTAGAAAGGCCATTTTGGAAAAAAAATTTAATATAGTAGCGATTAACGCAAGCTATCCCGCTGAAACTTTAGCTCATTTAATCAAATATGATACGAATCATGGTATCTTCGATGGGGAAGTCCTTGTGGAAGAGAATACCTTGATTGTTAATGGTCATAGAGTGAAGTTACTAAACAACCGAAATCCAGAACAATTACCATGGGGAGACCTTGGGATTGATATTGTTATTGAAGCAACCGGTAAATTTAATGCAAGAGATAAAGCGGCTTTGCATGTACAAGCTGGAGCTAAAAAGGTCATCCTGACAGCACCGGGTAAACAAGAAGATATTACAGTTGTGATGGGCGTAAATGAAAGCGCATTAAATATGGAAAAACACACGATTATTTCGAATGCGTCTTGTACAACGAACTGTTTAGCTCCCGTTGTAAAAGTCCTTGATGATCAATTCGGCATTGAGAATGGCTTAATGACAACAGTTCATGCTTATACGAATGATCAAAATAATATAGATAATCCGCACAAAGATTTACGTAGAGCAAGAGGTTGTGCTCAATCGATTATTCCAACGACAACGGGTGCAGCGAAAGCGCTATCACTTGTTTTGCCGCATCTAAAAGGAAGGTTGCATGGAATGGCACTTCGGGTACCAACACCGAATGTTTCTCTTGTTGACTTAGTCGTGGATGTTAAAGAAGACGTTACGGTCGAGATGATCAATGATGCATTTAAATCCGCATCGAAAGGCATGTTTAATGGCATTATTGAATTTACAACCGAGCCGCTTGTTTCCGTAGATTTTAATACGAATCCACACTCAGCAATTATAGACGGTTTAACAACAATGGTAATAGATGATCGTAAAGTGAAAGTATTAGCTTGGTATGATAATGAATGGGGCTATTCTTGTAGAGTTGTCGACTTGGCAAAACACGTTGTATGCTTAATGAATAAAGAAGTCCGAATGAAAATTAGCTGATTCTGTTGAGTGAGTAAATTTGTGGATACTATTCCTTTGTAGAGAGGAAAGCATGTAAGTCTAATTAGATTTAACTCAATTGTCTCAATATGCAAGTAGAGGAGTAAGCTTCAAATTTATTAAGACTTCTCTTAATCTAACTAGAGCCTGTAAAAATACAGGCTTTTTTATATGAAAGCGATTTTGGAAAGGATCTTTTCGCATACTTTGTTGCTATAACATATAAAAACGAATGGAAGCACATTTTTCTTTCATCGTTTCGAGTGAGAAAGAATACGGAAAATGCTCAGAAGCAAAGCTTTATCATCATGTATAGATTGGTTTGAGAAAAAACTTGACGACAACTCTCATATCAAAAGCTGTTTTCACAAAGATTGTTGCTCTTCGAATAGGAATATATCCCCTGATTTGTATGACTTCGTACTCTTTTCCTAATGAAAACTTCTCCATTTCTAGATAAAAACTAAGAAATCAGTCAAAAGA
Proteins encoded in this region:
- the mutM gene encoding DNA-formamidopyrimidine glycosylase; translation: MPELPEVETVKRTLKELVVGKTIHSVSVFWPKIIKKPEEIEQFKEALVEERIENVRRRGKFLLIDTDHYTLVSHLRMEGKYGVYQEEEELAPHTHIIFHFTDATALRYRDVRKFGTMHLFVKGKEQESLPLSKLGPEPFSSEFTSEFLAEKLSKTERAVKAALLDQSIFVGLGNIYVDEALFRAGIHPDRKGKSIHNQEVPTLHKAIVETLGEAVEKGGSTIRSYVNSQGKIGTFQNELYVYGRKDESCRQCGNSIEKKVTAGRGTHFCPHCQE
- the ytaF gene encoding sporulation membrane protein YtaF — its product is MSSYVSLLLLAFAVSLDSFSTGLTYGLRKMGMPLKSILIISFCSAGSLLAAMSLGQMLQDVLSIEWAGRIGGFILILLGIWVIYQFFQPEKKVDQDDTILNVEIKSLGVVIQILRRPLSADIDRSGTITGIEALLLGVALSLDAFGAGIGAALLGFSPFFLAICVVFMSVTFLSSGLKLGKLFSHLQWIQRMSFLPGLILIFIGLLRF
- the coaE gene encoding dephospho-CoA kinase (Dephospho-CoA kinase (CoaE) performs the final step in coenzyme A biosynthesis.); its protein translation is MGIIIGLTGGIASGKSTVSTILKERQFTIIDADVAARKVAQPGEEAYNEIVKEFGSEILLANQEIDRQMLGEVIFHDEEKRRKLNSIVHPAVRKEMLKDKEEAIENGKNTIFMDIPLLFESNLSWMVEKVIVVYVDQETQLSRLMKRNYLSEEEANARIASQMSLEDKVEKADAIINNIFSLERTEEQVKELISSWGLSP
- a CDS encoding glyceraldehyde-3-phosphate dehydrogenase; the protein is MKAKIAINGFGRIGRMVFRKAILEKKFNIVAINASYPAETLAHLIKYDTNHGIFDGEVLVEENTLIVNGHRVKLLNNRNPEQLPWGDLGIDIVIEATGKFNARDKAALHVQAGAKKVILTAPGKQEDITVVMGVNESALNMEKHTIISNASCTTNCLAPVVKVLDDQFGIENGLMTTVHAYTNDQNNIDNPHKDLRRARGCAQSIIPTTTGAAKALSLVLPHLKGRLHGMALRVPTPNVSLVDLVVDVKEDVTVEMINDAFKSASKGMFNGIIEFTTEPLVSVDFNTNPHSAIIDGLTTMVIDDRKVKVLAWYDNEWGYSCRVVDLAKHVVCLMNKEVRMKIS